A part of Pantoea vagans genomic DNA contains:
- a CDS encoding restriction endonuclease subunit S, translated as MSELRYSAWKKVRLGQLVKGFRGVSYHPEDLLAHESETSITLLRSTNIQNGSLVFDDVQFVPSWLVSPTQILKNGDIAVCMSNGSKALVGKSAQYHDENVTVFTVGAFCSIFKPIELAEADFIFHLFRSQTYQHNVDLVLAGSAINNLKNSSIENIIFSVPTCGKLRQKIATILTSIDRTIEKTEALVAKYQQIKAGMMHDLFTRGVLPDGQLRPSLSMAPELYQETAIGWIPREWKVPTLEELLAPLPNNIRSGPFGSALLKHELVENGIPLLGIDNVHVERFEPEFRRFVNERKFKELAKYRVRPRDVVITIMGTVGRCCVIPDNLELGLSSKHLWTMTFDLEKVIPELICWQLNHSAWAKAWFRRAMQGGIMDAIQSSTLKTLHLPVPGINEQTLIYARYIKISEQIQHESSLLKKLRKQKQGLMQDLLTGKVPVQIEEPNIEVTA; from the coding sequence ATGAGTGAACTGCGTTATTCAGCTTGGAAAAAAGTCAGACTTGGTCAGTTAGTTAAGGGATTTAGAGGGGTTTCATATCACCCTGAGGATCTTCTGGCTCATGAATCAGAAACTTCAATTACTTTGTTAAGGTCAACAAACATCCAGAACGGTAGTTTAGTGTTCGATGATGTGCAGTTTGTACCATCTTGGTTAGTGTCTCCAACACAGATATTGAAAAATGGAGACATTGCCGTTTGTATGTCAAACGGGAGCAAAGCCCTCGTTGGAAAGTCAGCCCAGTATCACGATGAAAACGTCACTGTGTTTACGGTTGGAGCTTTTTGCTCAATTTTTAAACCGATTGAATTAGCTGAGGCTGATTTCATTTTCCATTTGTTTCGTAGTCAAACTTATCAGCATAATGTTGACTTGGTATTAGCCGGAAGTGCAATAAACAATCTCAAAAATTCAAGTATTGAAAACATTATTTTTTCTGTGCCAACATGCGGAAAGTTACGCCAAAAAATTGCGACAATTCTCACATCAATCGATAGAACCATAGAAAAAACCGAAGCTTTGGTCGCCAAATATCAGCAAATCAAGGCTGGTATGATGCACGACCTGTTCACCCGAGGAGTGTTGCCTGATGGCCAACTTCGTCCTTCTCTCAGTATGGCTCCCGAACTATATCAGGAAACGGCGATTGGTTGGATTCCGAGAGAGTGGAAGGTCCCCACTCTCGAAGAATTGCTTGCACCACTACCGAACAATATCCGCAGCGGACCATTTGGTAGTGCCTTACTTAAACATGAACTGGTTGAGAATGGCATTCCATTATTAGGTATCGATAATGTTCATGTAGAGCGCTTTGAACCTGAGTTTCGTCGGTTTGTAAATGAACGGAAATTTAAAGAGTTAGCCAAGTACAGAGTTCGTCCCCGTGATGTGGTCATCACCATTATGGGAACTGTCGGTAGATGTTGCGTCATACCTGATAATCTTGAACTAGGGCTCTCTTCCAAGCACCTTTGGACGATGACATTTGATCTTGAGAAAGTTATCCCTGAATTGATCTGCTGGCAGCTTAATCATTCAGCTTGGGCTAAAGCGTGGTTTCGCCGTGCTATGCAAGGGGGGATAATGGATGCAATTCAGTCCAGTACATTAAAGACTCTGCATTTGCCTGTTCCCGGTATTAACGAGCAAACATTAATTTATGCTCGGTATATCAAGATTTCGGAGCAAATTCAGCATGAAAGTTCGCTACTGAAAAAACTCAGAAAACAAAAACAAGGCCTTATGCAAGATCTGCTCACCGGCAAAGTGCCGGTGCAGATTGAGGAACCTAACATAGAGGTAACGGCATGA
- a CDS encoding PDDEXK nuclease domain-containing protein yields the protein MTPERPVSMTPMPSDYADWLVDLKGRIHSAQQRAVLAVNRELVGLYWLIGRDILVRQAEQGWGAKVIERLAHDLRAAFPDMKGFSPRNLKYMRAFAEAWPDEEFVQAVLAQLPWYHQLALLDKLKRPEDRRWYATKAIEHSWSRNILVMQIETGLLQRSGTAVTNFDDSLPQAHSDLARESLKDPYRFDFLGLTEEAQEREVEKALVKHVTEFLLELGAGFAFVGRQVLLDVGGDEFFIDLLFYHLKLRCYVVIELKGGKFKPEHLGQLGFYLTAVDRQVKDEQDNPTIGLLLCKSKNKVVAEYALGDKSQPMGIAEYKLVESLPAELRTSLPSIEQLEQELAGNAEEDSV from the coding sequence ATGACGCCAGAGCGCCCGGTTTCGATGACACCAATGCCCAGTGACTACGCCGACTGGCTGGTCGACCTCAAGGGCCGTATCCATAGCGCCCAGCAGCGTGCTGTACTGGCGGTCAACCGGGAACTGGTGGGACTGTATTGGCTGATAGGCCGGGATATCCTGGTTCGTCAGGCTGAACAGGGCTGGGGGGCCAAAGTCATTGAACGGCTGGCGCATGATTTACGCGCAGCCTTTCCTGACATGAAGGGATTTTCACCGCGTAACCTCAAATACATGCGTGCTTTTGCCGAAGCCTGGCCGGATGAGGAATTTGTGCAAGCGGTGCTTGCACAATTGCCCTGGTATCACCAGCTAGCCCTGCTGGACAAACTTAAGCGCCCGGAAGATCGTCGATGGTATGCCACCAAAGCTATCGAACACAGCTGGTCGCGCAACATATTGGTGATGCAAATCGAAACCGGTTTGCTACAGCGTAGCGGTACAGCAGTAACCAACTTTGATGACAGCCTGCCTCAGGCGCACTCTGACCTGGCGCGGGAATCACTGAAAGATCCGTACCGTTTTGATTTCCTCGGGCTGACTGAGGAAGCACAGGAACGTGAGGTGGAAAAAGCGCTGGTAAAGCATGTGACCGAGTTTCTGCTGGAGCTGGGCGCGGGTTTTGCCTTTGTCGGGCGACAGGTGTTGCTGGATGTTGGCGGTGACGAGTTCTTTATCGACCTGCTGTTCTACCATCTCAAACTGCGTTGCTATGTGGTAATTGAACTCAAAGGCGGTAAGTTCAAACCCGAGCATCTTGGGCAATTGGGATTCTATCTGACGGCAGTGGATCGGCAGGTGAAAGACGAGCAGGACAACCCGACCATTGGTCTTTTGCTCTGTAAGAGCAAAAATAAAGTCGTTGCCGAATATGCCTTAGGGGATAAGTCCCAGCCGATGGGTATTGCTGAATACAAGTTAGTTGAATCACTCCCGGCTGAGTTGCGAACCAGCTTACCAAGCATCGAACAACTGGAGCAGGAACTGGCAGGGAATGCAGAAGAGGACTCTGTATGA
- a CDS encoding type I restriction endonuclease subunit R: protein MSEYREVEKPFLDQLAEQGWTVIDQGSGIPQQAVPSLRNSFRQWLLPQVFDNAVRAINRTDDNREWLTDRQLEELRGQLLRQPNRTLLEANEAVQSLLFKAQTDSNELTGEADPVVRLIDFHTPANNQFHAVNQFRIDTPGCVKAFIIPDIVLFVNGIPLAVVECKKGSETCANPMQEAFVQLQRYMGRRKETTNAGLKEGEPRLFHNNLLLIRTCGLEADYGSITSGEEHYYAWKTLYPQDDAAREGMNAQQQLIAGMLNKTNLLQILRTSAVFMDTDGGPRVKVVCRYQQFRAAGKIIERLRQGDTVLERSGVVWHTQGSGKSLTMVFLARTIRASLDLSDYKLVLVNDRQDLEEQLCNTATLIGGRVNVIESRQGLRAHLATDSSDVSMVMVHKFQEQKQTLTNAVAEALGTYLAMPAGKTFGVVNSSERIILMIDEAHRTQSSDLGDNLFEAFPNAARIAFTGTPLITDRHGEKKTHKRFGEYIDTYRLMDAVNDGATLQILYEGKTADSALNEKHAFDTAFEDLFKDRSDEELLAIKKKYGATGDILEAENRINAIARDLVAHYVDNILPNGFKAQVVCHSKLACVRYRNGIEAALAERIAKEEGLTLPDTALIERLRFLKTAVVISSDGTNEAAFITSARKQAQRMNAVENFCRSFDLNDPDKANTGIAFLIVCDMLLTGFDAPIEQVMYIDKKLREHNLLQAIARTNRVKKGKQRGYIVDYIGLANHLTEALTLYAASDELQELHDGMQNITSELPVLEERYQRLLQHFSALGIRQIRAFVNGELPHLDAEAVIVHEAVKALKDEKKRADFEVYLKKFLMSLDIILPHHSAQAYRVPAKRFGYILQVARERYKDTSLDLGSAGEKVKALINEHLISLGINPKVPPVELLSEDFLEKLASHAGQNSEAKASEMEHAIRKHCTVHHDEDPAFYKSLSEKVNALIEKHHDEWELLAEKLTALRKEAIAGRQQGEGGMSKEVTTFYQHIARLGFASGTVNDADKPAFKVLMGTSVTILQESIASIDFWLNPDKQKRVRGLIKTEIARTGIEELKLNRERVAVEIMKLAKNRHDELINMVRTEDI from the coding sequence ATGAGCGAATACCGCGAAGTCGAAAAGCCGTTTCTGGACCAACTGGCTGAACAAGGCTGGACGGTAATTGACCAGGGCAGCGGCATCCCACAGCAGGCAGTTCCCAGCCTGCGCAACAGCTTCCGGCAGTGGCTTTTGCCGCAGGTGTTCGACAACGCCGTCCGCGCCATTAACCGTACCGACGATAATCGTGAATGGCTGACGGACAGACAGCTGGAAGAGTTGCGAGGCCAACTTCTGCGCCAGCCTAATCGTACCCTGCTGGAGGCTAACGAGGCGGTGCAGTCGCTACTCTTCAAGGCGCAGACCGACAGCAACGAACTGACTGGTGAGGCCGATCCGGTGGTGCGCCTGATTGACTTTCACACACCAGCGAACAATCAATTTCATGCCGTTAACCAGTTCCGCATTGATACGCCGGGCTGTGTGAAGGCATTTATCATCCCCGATATTGTGTTATTCGTGAATGGTATTCCGCTGGCGGTGGTGGAATGTAAGAAAGGATCGGAAACCTGCGCTAACCCGATGCAGGAAGCCTTCGTGCAGTTGCAGCGCTATATGGGACGACGGAAGGAAACCACAAACGCGGGCCTGAAAGAGGGGGAGCCGCGCCTGTTCCACAACAACCTGTTGCTGATCCGCACTTGTGGCTTGGAAGCGGACTACGGCAGTATTACCTCTGGCGAAGAACATTACTACGCCTGGAAAACGCTTTACCCGCAAGATGATGCCGCCCGCGAGGGCATGAATGCCCAGCAGCAACTGATTGCCGGGATGCTGAATAAGACCAATCTGCTACAGATTTTGCGCACCAGTGCGGTTTTTATGGATACCGACGGTGGGCCACGCGTCAAAGTGGTATGCCGCTATCAGCAGTTTCGTGCCGCGGGCAAGATCATCGAGCGCCTGCGTCAAGGCGATACAGTGCTGGAGCGTAGCGGTGTGGTGTGGCATACCCAGGGCTCAGGCAAGTCGTTGACCATGGTTTTTTTGGCCCGAACGATCCGTGCCAGTCTCGACCTGAGCGATTACAAGCTGGTTCTGGTGAATGACCGACAGGATTTGGAAGAACAGTTGTGTAACACCGCTACCCTGATCGGCGGGCGGGTGAATGTGATTGAAAGCCGCCAGGGCTTGCGTGCACATCTTGCCACTGATAGCTCGGACGTTAGCATGGTCATGGTGCACAAGTTTCAGGAGCAAAAACAGACGTTGACTAATGCAGTCGCCGAGGCGCTGGGTACCTATCTGGCCATGCCCGCAGGTAAGACCTTTGGCGTGGTGAACAGCTCTGAACGCATCATTTTGATGATTGATGAGGCGCACCGTACGCAAAGTTCGGACCTGGGTGATAACCTGTTTGAGGCCTTTCCCAATGCGGCCCGGATTGCATTCACTGGCACGCCCTTGATTACCGATCGTCATGGCGAAAAGAAAACCCACAAGCGTTTTGGCGAGTACATCGATACCTACCGGCTGATGGATGCGGTGAACGATGGCGCTACGCTACAAATCCTCTATGAGGGCAAAACCGCTGACAGTGCTCTGAACGAGAAGCATGCTTTTGATACGGCGTTTGAAGATTTATTCAAAGACCGCAGTGATGAGGAGTTGCTGGCGATCAAGAAGAAATACGGCGCTACCGGCGACATTCTGGAGGCAGAAAACCGTATCAACGCCATTGCTCGCGATTTGGTTGCACACTATGTTGACAACATCCTGCCAAATGGCTTTAAGGCACAGGTGGTGTGCCATTCCAAGCTGGCCTGTGTGCGTTACCGCAACGGTATCGAAGCGGCATTAGCTGAACGAATAGCCAAGGAAGAAGGGTTGACTCTGCCAGATACAGCGTTGATTGAGCGCCTGCGTTTTCTGAAAACTGCGGTGGTGATCTCCAGCGATGGCACTAACGAAGCAGCCTTTATCACCTCTGCGCGCAAACAGGCACAGCGCATGAATGCGGTGGAGAACTTCTGCCGTAGCTTCGATTTGAATGATCCCGACAAAGCAAATACCGGCATTGCCTTTCTGATCGTGTGTGACATGCTGCTAACGGGCTTTGATGCGCCGATTGAGCAGGTGATGTATATCGATAAAAAATTACGTGAGCACAATTTGTTACAGGCTATCGCGCGTACCAACCGTGTGAAAAAGGGTAAACAGCGGGGATATATCGTTGATTATATCGGTCTGGCCAATCATCTGACCGAGGCACTGACGCTGTACGCCGCCAGTGATGAGTTGCAGGAACTCCACGACGGAATGCAGAATATCACGTCAGAGTTGCCGGTGCTGGAGGAACGCTATCAGCGGTTGCTGCAACATTTCAGCGCCTTGGGGATCAGGCAGATTAGGGCCTTCGTTAATGGTGAGTTGCCTCATCTGGATGCTGAGGCCGTCATCGTGCATGAGGCGGTCAAGGCGCTTAAAGACGAGAAAAAACGTGCAGACTTCGAGGTCTACCTCAAAAAGTTTCTGATGAGTCTGGATATCATCCTGCCGCATCACTCTGCTCAAGCCTATCGTGTACCTGCAAAACGGTTCGGCTACATTTTGCAGGTCGCCAGAGAGCGTTATAAGGACACCAGTCTTGACCTTGGTAGCGCGGGTGAAAAGGTTAAGGCCCTGATTAATGAGCATCTGATCAGTCTTGGAATCAACCCGAAGGTGCCACCGGTAGAGTTATTATCAGAAGACTTTCTTGAGAAGCTGGCCAGTCATGCTGGGCAGAACAGTGAAGCCAAAGCGAGCGAGATGGAACATGCTATCCGCAAGCACTGTACCGTCCACCACGATGAGGATCCTGCCTTCTATAAAAGCCTGTCTGAAAAGGTGAATGCACTGATCGAGAAGCACCACGACGAATGGGAATTGCTGGCTGAAAAACTGACTGCTCTACGTAAGGAGGCTATTGCAGGCCGACAGCAAGGTGAGGGGGGGATGAGTAAGGAAGTGACCACTTTTTACCAGCACATTGCTCGGCTTGGCTTTGCCAGTGGTACTGTTAATGATGCGGATAAGCCCGCGTTCAAGGTATTGATGGGTACCTCGGTGACAATACTGCAAGAAAGCATTGCCAGCATCGACTTTTGGCTGAATCCTGACAAACAAAAACGTGTGCGTGGTTTGATTAAAACCGAGATCGCCAGGACCGGAATCGAGGAGTTGAAGCTGAATCGTGAGCGAGTTGCCGTGGAAATCATGAAACTTGCTAAAAATCGCCATGATGAATTGATTAACATGGTACGGACGGAGGATATATGA
- a CDS encoding M48 family metallopeptidase, translating into MMQRRQIRDIEYQLLPGSDRQTTDIVIERNGAITVRPPQRMTPEQVDETVFSKRMWIYRNLAEWRDLNATRVVREWVNGETFLYLGRGYRLQLVAGQNDDLKLKDGRFCLRRDIVQQGDDFAAHQAFVLFYQVKGLPRIRSRVALFAAKVGVNPGTVQIKDLGYRWASCGMNGELHFHWKCLMAPLSVIDYIIVHELCHLRYRDHSDAFWNEVDKVLPDYRERKEWLRGRGAGLDL; encoded by the coding sequence ATGATGCAACGCCGCCAGATTCGCGATATTGAATATCAATTATTGCCAGGAAGCGATCGTCAGACTACCGACATTGTGATTGAACGCAACGGTGCTATTACCGTGCGGCCTCCCCAGCGAATGACTCCTGAGCAGGTAGATGAAACCGTGTTCAGCAAGCGCATGTGGATCTACCGTAATCTGGCTGAGTGGCGCGATCTCAATGCTACTCGAGTAGTGCGCGAATGGGTTAACGGTGAGACTTTTCTCTATCTGGGGAGGGGCTATCGACTTCAGTTAGTCGCGGGACAGAACGACGATCTCAAGCTTAAGGATGGTCGCTTCTGCCTGCGGCGCGATATCGTCCAACAGGGAGACGACTTCGCGGCCCATCAGGCGTTCGTACTTTTTTACCAGGTTAAAGGTTTGCCTCGTATACGTAGCCGAGTGGCTTTGTTTGCAGCCAAAGTGGGTGTAAACCCCGGTACAGTACAAATTAAAGATCTGGGTTACCGCTGGGCTTCATGCGGCATGAACGGCGAACTCCATTTCCACTGGAAATGCCTGATGGCGCCGCTAAGCGTCATTGACTATATCATCGTCCACGAGCTTTGCCATCTGCGTTATCGGGATCACTCGGATGCGTTCTGGAACGAGGTAGACAAGGTATTGCCGGATTATCGCGAAAGAAAAGAGTGGCTCAGGGGCCGTGGGGCTGGATTGGATCTGTGA
- a CDS encoding Gfo/Idh/MocA family protein — MNKVRIGMIGSGYIGRCHAIAYAQAPTVFALKGEIVREMLAEVNPELAARQAATFGFARSTGDWRALVSDPAIDVVDICAPNFLHKEMALEAIRHGKHVYSEKPLSLSVADAQEMVAAAEAAGVKTLVGFNYMKNPTSQLAKEIIARGEIGDVVHFYGTHNEDYLARPETPLDWHCQKALAGLGALGDLAAHIVNMAHYLVGDIAEVSGDMMTVITSRPDPKEPARQLPVENEDQASALLRFRNGAHGVIETSRIACGAKMGLTYVVTGTKGTLRYTQERMAELEIYLHDEPAGRQGFKTILTGPAHPDYANFCVSAGHGIGFNDQKTVEIRDLINGIAAGDRMWPDFAEGLQVQKVLEAIAHSAEQRRWVEV; from the coding sequence ATGAACAAAGTCAGAATCGGCATGATTGGCAGCGGCTATATCGGGCGCTGCCACGCAATAGCCTATGCCCAGGCCCCCACTGTATTCGCGCTGAAAGGCGAAATCGTGCGGGAGATGCTGGCCGAAGTAAATCCTGAGCTGGCGGCGCGTCAGGCGGCGACCTTTGGTTTTGCGCGGTCCACCGGTGACTGGCGCGCGCTGGTCAGCGATCCGGCGATTGATGTGGTAGATATCTGCGCACCCAACTTCCTGCATAAAGAGATGGCGCTGGAGGCGATACGCCACGGCAAGCACGTCTATTCAGAAAAGCCGCTGTCGTTAAGCGTGGCGGATGCGCAGGAGATGGTGGCAGCTGCTGAGGCGGCAGGGGTGAAAACCCTGGTTGGTTTCAACTACATGAAAAACCCGACCAGCCAGCTGGCAAAAGAGATTATTGCCAGAGGCGAGATTGGCGACGTGGTGCATTTCTACGGCACCCATAACGAGGATTACCTCGCCAGACCGGAGACGCCGCTCGACTGGCACTGCCAGAAAGCGCTGGCAGGCCTTGGCGCGCTGGGCGATCTGGCAGCGCACATCGTCAATATGGCGCACTATCTGGTCGGCGATATTGCTGAGGTGAGTGGCGATATGATGACGGTGATCACCTCACGGCCTGATCCAAAAGAACCTGCCCGGCAGTTACCGGTTGAAAACGAAGATCAGGCCAGCGCGCTGCTGCGCTTCCGTAATGGCGCACACGGCGTGATTGAAACCTCACGCATTGCCTGTGGCGCAAAAATGGGCCTGACCTATGTTGTCACCGGCACCAAAGGCACGCTGCGTTACACTCAGGAGCGCATGGCTGAACTGGAGATTTATCTGCATGACGAACCTGCCGGGCGACAGGGATTTAAAACCATCCTGACCGGACCGGCCCATCCTGATTACGCGAACTTCTGTGTCTCTGCCGGGCACGGAATCGGGTTTAACGATCAGAAAACGGTGGAAATCCGCGACCTGATTAACGGCATCGCAGCCGGCGATCGCATGTGGCCCGATTTTGCCGAGGGACTGCAGGTGCAGAAGGTGCTGGAAGCGATTGCACACTCCGCTGAGCAGCGCCGCTGGGTCGAGGTGTGA
- a CDS encoding glycosyltransferase family 8 protein: MFAWVTLLTQPDYLVGVKALHRSLQESHSQWPLVVMTTPAISDADCQILQDEGCVIKPVDPLYPRADLAQHYASAQFGEVWTKLRAWQLTDYERVVFLDADMLVLQNMDELFTLDLDDNPLAACHACRCNPNQIASYPPEWQPEQCHYTWQARGEQAPESVDYYLNGGFLVLKPDNAVFDMLEKRIAAIDDLSVYPFSEQDLLNEVFAERWKPLSYIYNALKTLPFQHSGLWQGDEVKNLHYILAKPWKRDLNQPESDRDRFYALDKLWWEKSGLI; the protein is encoded by the coding sequence ATGTTTGCCTGGGTAACACTGTTAACACAACCCGACTATCTGGTGGGCGTCAAAGCGCTACACCGTTCGCTGCAGGAGAGCCACAGCCAGTGGCCGCTGGTAGTGATGACTACGCCAGCTATTTCTGACGCTGACTGTCAGATTTTGCAGGATGAAGGCTGTGTGATTAAACCGGTCGACCCACTCTATCCGCGCGCCGATCTGGCTCAGCATTACGCTTCGGCGCAGTTTGGCGAGGTCTGGACCAAGCTGCGTGCCTGGCAGCTCACCGATTATGAGCGCGTAGTGTTTCTGGATGCCGATATGCTGGTCTTGCAGAACATGGATGAGCTATTTACCCTGGATCTGGACGATAATCCGCTGGCGGCCTGTCACGCCTGCCGCTGTAATCCCAACCAGATCGCCTCTTATCCGCCGGAGTGGCAGCCAGAGCAGTGTCACTATACCTGGCAGGCACGCGGTGAGCAGGCTCCGGAGAGCGTTGACTACTACCTGAACGGCGGTTTTCTGGTACTGAAGCCTGACAATGCGGTGTTCGATATGCTTGAGAAGCGCATTGCCGCGATTGATGATCTCAGCGTCTATCCCTTCTCCGAGCAGGATCTGCTGAATGAAGTGTTCGCCGAACGCTGGAAGCCGCTCTCTTATATCTACAATGCGTTAAAAACGCTGCCGTTCCAGCACAGCGGGCTGTGGCAGGGTGATGAGGTGAAGAATCTGCACTATATTCTGGCGAAGCCGTGGAAGCGCGATCTCAACCAGCCCGAAAGTGATCGCGATCGCTTCTATGCGCTGGATAAGCTGTGGTGGGAAAAAAGCGGTTTGATCTGA
- a CDS encoding D-arabinono-1,4-lactone oxidase, whose translation MSRDARLYPLRETHIEPDDDALWNWAQNAQIGSRQQVQRPASEAELQKIIRESRGQIRVIGSKLSPGRMLHVGDDDVLLDLSALSGQIASDEQSVTFGGATPLEQVYHRLTEMNRMLASSPGVIAIQTLAGAMATGTHGQGLQQSSIADEALAIRMVLADGSVREFVRGDADFPAAQVSLGALGIVTTVTLRTQPFKIFTCHKNAVSADTLEEDLLRWNNDYPLSKAWWFVDDNLMHVWNAHEASDEERQRYDAQGRQVVEHEGEADDSLNDTIDQTLAHMHRDTQIQGKGGKQFRTVTRFRDFTDVTGDIYQLFCRGIAVPQINVEIGVPLAKTPAIIRRIKAWYAENRPHMHYPIILRCTGASSAWLSPAADQPTCFFGFVVYYADDGSLSQEGLHFLTEVEKLLAEEGGRPHWGKYYDEERYNWREIYPQWDAFRALRHQLDPQGRLGNDYITPLFD comes from the coding sequence GTGAGCAGAGATGCACGCCTCTATCCGCTTCGCGAGACCCATATTGAACCCGATGATGATGCGCTGTGGAACTGGGCACAGAACGCGCAGATCGGGAGCCGTCAGCAGGTTCAGCGTCCCGCCAGCGAAGCGGAACTACAGAAAATTATCCGGGAGTCACGCGGGCAGATTCGGGTGATCGGCAGCAAGCTCTCACCGGGCCGGATGCTGCATGTCGGTGACGACGATGTGCTGCTTGATCTCAGTGCCCTGAGCGGCCAGATCGCCAGTGATGAACAGAGCGTGACCTTCGGTGGCGCAACGCCGCTTGAACAGGTTTATCACCGCCTGACTGAAATGAACCGCATGCTGGCCTCATCGCCAGGCGTGATTGCGATTCAGACGCTGGCGGGCGCAATGGCGACCGGCACGCACGGTCAGGGTTTGCAGCAGAGTTCGATTGCCGATGAAGCGCTGGCGATACGCATGGTGCTGGCCGACGGCAGCGTGCGTGAGTTTGTCCGCGGCGACGCTGACTTTCCGGCGGCGCAGGTCTCTCTGGGCGCGCTGGGCATTGTTACCACCGTCACCCTGCGTACCCAGCCGTTTAAGATCTTCACCTGCCACAAAAATGCTGTTTCTGCCGATACGCTGGAAGAGGATCTGCTGCGCTGGAACAACGACTATCCGCTGAGCAAAGCCTGGTGGTTTGTTGATGACAACCTGATGCACGTCTGGAACGCCCATGAGGCGAGTGACGAGGAGCGCCAGCGTTACGACGCACAGGGGCGTCAGGTGGTGGAACATGAGGGTGAAGCTGACGACAGTCTCAATGACACTATCGACCAGACGCTGGCGCACATGCACCGCGACACGCAGATTCAGGGCAAAGGCGGCAAGCAGTTTCGTACCGTCACCCGCTTTCGCGACTTCACCGATGTTACCGGTGACATCTACCAGCTCTTCTGTCGCGGCATTGCGGTGCCACAGATTAATGTGGAAATCGGCGTGCCGCTGGCAAAAACCCCGGCCATCATCCGCCGGATTAAGGCGTGGTATGCGGAGAACCGTCCGCATATGCACTACCCGATTATCCTGCGCTGCACCGGCGCGTCCTCAGCCTGGCTCAGTCCGGCCGCTGACCAGCCAACCTGCTTCTTCGGCTTTGTAGTCTATTACGCCGACGATGGCTCGCTGTCACAGGAAGGCCTGCACTTCCTGACCGAAGTGGAAAAACTGCTGGCCGAAGAGGGCGGACGCCCGCACTGGGGCAAGTATTACGATGAAGAACGCTACAACTGGCGTGAGATCTATCCGCAGTGGGACGCCTTCCGCGCGCTGCGCCACCAGCTCGACCCGCAGGGCCGGTTGGGGAACGACTACATCACGCCACTTTTTGACTGA
- a CDS encoding TetR family transcriptional regulator, with translation MSELTKRKNDPEGLKKRIIAGALKTFAEFGMQGARLEQIAEHAQTTKRMVVYHFGSKEQLYIAVLERVYQQIRQHETGLNLASMAPELAMTRLVEASFDYHVEHPDFIRLVCSENLLRGRYITQSPQIKALNRSALDLLDDILARGQQQGVFTGDVQTIDVHRLISSICVHHVSNRYTFNALFSPDNSEAESIRRNRQLAVTATLRYIRK, from the coding sequence ATGTCAGAGCTAACAAAACGTAAAAATGACCCTGAAGGGCTGAAAAAACGCATCATCGCAGGCGCACTGAAAACCTTCGCTGAATTTGGTATGCAGGGTGCCAGACTGGAGCAGATTGCTGAGCATGCGCAAACCACGAAACGCATGGTGGTCTATCACTTTGGCAGTAAAGAGCAGCTTTATATCGCCGTGCTTGAGCGGGTTTATCAGCAGATACGTCAGCATGAAACCGGCCTGAACCTGGCGTCGATGGCGCCGGAACTGGCCATGACCCGGCTGGTGGAAGCCAGCTTTGATTACCATGTTGAGCATCCCGATTTTATCCGGCTGGTCTGCAGTGAGAACCTGCTGCGCGGTCGCTACATCACCCAGTCGCCGCAGATTAAAGCGCTGAACCGCAGCGCGCTGGATCTGCTGGATGACATCCTGGCGCGCGGTCAGCAGCAGGGGGTATTTACTGGCGATGTACAGACCATCGATGTTCATCGCCTGATCAGCAGTATCTGCGTTCATCACGTCTCAAACCGCTACACCTTCAACGCCCTGTTCAGTCCTGACAACAGTGAAGCCGAGAGTATCCGCCGCAATCGGCAGCTCGCTGTTACTGCAACGTTACGCTACATCCGCAAATAA